Within Acidobacteriota bacterium, the genomic segment AAGCCGCTTGCCGGTGGCGCGTCCCTGGTCGTCTTTGAATTCGATCTCGCCGTCAATGCCGTGATCGCTGTTTGGCGTAGGCCGGAAAATCTGCCCGGCTTCGGCGGTGATGGTGAAGGCGTGGCCGACCAGAATCAGTTCGCGGCTTTCGTTATCAATCACAATCTGGCTTTCGACTTGCATCTGGCGCGCCTGTTCTTTGACGGCGGGCGAATCGAACTTCTGCTCCATCACATCGCGCAAGATGATCGCCTTGCCGCAATCGGGGCAGAAGATTTTGTCCTTGCCGCTGGCCAGCGCCCTGTCAATCTTGGCCTGATCGGTGAAGGGCTGATTGTGGGCATCGCACTTCCGGTTGCCGCAGCAGTAATGCCGCAGCCGCATGACATCCTGCGCGTGTTCGGTCAGGTGATTGTGAACGTAGCGCAGAAAGACCAGCCGCGAGCTTTCATCCACATCGGGATTGAAATAAACCTCCAACCGCGCCGCTCCCTCGGCTTCGCGCACGAGCTTCAGCCCCAGGCTTTGGCCGGTTTGAGTTTTGAAATCGGCGGCGTCTTTCCACAGCGCGTCGGCCTCGAAGGCTTCGGTGTGATGCAGCCGCACGACCAGCGTGGCGTAAAGGTCTTCGACGTGGCCGCTGAAACGATAGGTCACCAGCACGTTCGGATGGCCGGGTTGTTCTTTGCGCTCACGGCGGAAGTAGCTGGGGAAGGTCAGCAGCGCCGAACCGTCACAAGGCTGGCGCAGACACCACGCGCGGCTGACGAAGGTTTCCAGCAGCGCGCGCAAGATTACCTTTTCGTCATCTAGCGGCAAGCGTTCAAAGTCCTGATAATCCAGTTCGCCGCCAAGCAGTTCGTCTTCGCGAATGCAGCCGAGTTCCTGCGGATGTTTGCGCACCCGGCGCACTACGGCGGCGGCGTAACGGCTCAACAACCGAATGATAAAGCGCGGGCGAAGTGGTTTCGGAAATGCCCCGCAAGAGGAAATCAGCTTGCCAGAAGTTTCAACATTCTGCATAGTGGTATTGAAAGACGATGCAGCGGCCTACTGGCTCGGGTAAAATTGAAACTACGTGTGGATGAAGAACATGTCTGAAGAATTGATCCCAGAAAGAGAAGACCTCCCCAACAAACCATTAGTTGAAGCCATTTTTGAAGTGCAATGGGCCTTTAGCTTGGCGGAGGAACAATCTGAAATTGATCCTGGCTTCCGCATTTTACTTGGCCGTCTCTATGATCGCGTTCGAGGCGAATATCCTTTTCTGGAAAACTTACCTCAAGCTCAATTTCCTGAAGAAATGACCGGTAGGCTTGTAAGGCATCGCTTCCGTACGGCAAAGGACGGTTGGCCGCTTGTGCAAATTGGCCCTGGGGTTTTATCAGTCAATGAAACACAAGGTTATACCTGGGATGGTTTCCGTCCGCGCCTGACACGAGCGATCAACGCACTGTTTGAGTCATATCCGACAGATATTCATCAACTGAAAGTCACACAAGTTTTGTTGAGGTATTTGGACGCCATTCCCCTTGCTGAAGGAATTCCCTTATTGCAATTTCTCAAAGAGTCTCTGCACACAACGGTTGAAGTGGACGCAAGGCTTTTCCAAGATTCACATGCGGCTAGTTCTCCAGACGGCCTCTTACTCAATCTCGTTTTCAGACTGCCTGAATTGCCCGGAGCAATTGCGCTCTCATTTGGAATAGGAAAAAGGGAGAATCAACCAAGCATCATCTGGGACACAAAGGTTTTAGCACAGGCAGAAGATGTCCCTAAAACGATTGAGGAATACGAGGCCTGGCTTATTGCTGCACATGATTTAGCTGGCCGGTGGTTCAGAACTCTTTCAAGTGGCAAACTATATGAGTCCTTTAGGAGGAAAGAATCATGAACAAATACACTTCTACGTCTACTGCCCCTTTCACTTCTGCTATTTACTTGCAGGATGACAATCAAAACGTTTTTCCCACGCGCTCTTCTCGCCCATCTATGCTGTTTTGGGGAATGCAAAATTTGGTTTTGGCTGTCGCTGCAATTACAGCTCCTCAGGTTAGCCTTTATGAGACCCCCAATCCCAGCCAGTCCGTTTCAACGAGGATCGTCTGGGGTATTCCACGCAAAGGGCGCAGAATTTCTTTACGAGAGGCGAGGCAAATCGCTTTGCGAATTCTTGAGGAAACAGAACGTGAGTTATGGGAAGAACGCAGTGCTGAGGCTAAATTCCTGCTTGGCACTTGGGAAGAACGTCACATAGAAAGCTGATGATTTACGAGCCAGTCAAGCTTGATGACCCCATACGGCAAGGAGATATTTTCAACAACGTTCCCCGTGTTGATCTCTCCTTGGCCAATCTTGCCGTTGCTCAAGACGATAACCATCGTTTAACAAAATGGCGAGACTTGGTGGCTGAAGGAAGCGCCGCACAAGGAATTACCGCAGTTCTTCCAATCAAAGCTGTAACAGCAATTGTTATTACGCAGGATTGCGATGCTGTTAGGGGGAAATATCTTTCTCTTTGTCAGATGGATGAATACTTGTCATCCCTCAACCTGAAAGACCCACCGAAGAACCCCAGAAAATGGCAATCACTCATTGTCGAACAGGCCAGAACCAATCCACGGTTAGTTTACTTTCCGGCTGCTCCCGAAAATGGACTGAACGAAAGAATGGCAGTAGATTTCAGAGTAATTCTTCGTTTGCCGCGCACAGATTTGGAAGGCTTGCGTGAATTCAGAATCGGAAGACTCAATGCAACTGCTGCCGAACACTTCAGGGAGACGTTGGCTCACTTCTTCAGAAGGTATGCTTTCAATGAGTGGTATCCTTTGACGAAGGAAGAATTCGATGAATACGCGAAAGAGCGCCGGGAACCCATAGAGGCGTATCCTTGGCAACAAAGTAGCCCGCCTCAGACAACCGCTTGATTTACAGAAATTGCGCCAGCGAGCCTTTGATGGGAGCCGCGTCGAGCCGCAGGGGAATGAAGCGGCGCTCCCGGTTCATCGGGTCGCGAAACCGGAAGGTGCCCGCTTCCAACTGCGCCCAGTCGGAACCAAAGGCATTGGCCGACATGCACAGCACCAGCACGCGGGATTGTTCCCAGCCTTCTTCGATTTTGGCTTGGACGTGGTCGCCGGGTTTCAGCACCCATTCATCCAGCCAGACTCGTAACCCGTCTTTCTGCAACCGTTCGGCCAATTCGCGGACGATGGGTTTGTCTTTCACGCTGTGGCTCAGGAATACGTCGTATTTGAAATCTTCAGCCATGATTCCTCACTGGTTTGCGCTTGCGATCTGAATTTGTGGCTCGGCTGAGCCAGGGACGGCGCGAAGTATAAGCGCGCTGGCTGACTCGCTCAATCGGATTTTGAAGGTGTGATTTGGTTGTTAGCCCGCGAACGCGGGCGGGAACATAAAGCCCAGGGTGGGGCGCGGTAGCGCGGAACCCTGGGGACAAGACCGATTGATTATCGTAACCCGCGAAGCGGGTGGCAGATCATCGAGGGAACAAAAGAATAGCTGCCGCCCGCTTTCGCGGGCTAATTGATTCTATGGGTTGTCTACCTGGGGTTGCGGCTTTTCGCCGTTACCCCAGGCTTTATGCTTGTGCCCGGCTTCGCGGGCTTCAGAAAATAACAGGCTGGAACATTACCGTTCGTTCGGTTTTGGTTGAAGCGGGATTTTCTCGGCGCGAATTGCCGCGTGATAGGCGAAGGAAGCCAGCACCATCGCGCATTGCTTCAAGTCGTCGGCTTTGACGCGTTCGTACGAATCCATGTTGGTGTGGTGCGTGCGCACGTCGTAATCCACGTAATCCTGCACAGGGTTGAAACCAGCCATTCCAGCGCGCGTGTAGCTCAAATGATCCGTGTTGCCTATGCCTTGGAGGATGTTTTTGCGCGTGCCCAAGTCTTTGAACGGTTCCAGCCAGGCGTCGAAGATCGGTTTGACGGCGGAATTATTTTCCAGATACCAGCCGTAAATCGGCCCGGTGCCGGGGTCCAGGTTGAAATACACGTTGAACTTTTCGCGCGCGGCTTTGTTGGCATCTCCGGCCAAATGTTGTTGAACGTATTTGGCGGAACCGAGCAAGCCTTCTTCTTCGCCGCCCCACAGCGCCATGCGGATGGTGCGTTTTGGCCGAGCGCCGATGGCTTTCAGAATGCGCATCGCTTCCATCACGACGGCGGCTCCGTCGGCGTTGTCGGTCGCTCCGGTCGAAGAATGCCACGAATCCAGATGGCCTCCGATCATCACGACTTCCTCGCGCAACGCGGGATCGGTGCCCGGCAATTCGGCCAGCACGTTGTAACTGTTTTTGTCTTCGGTCAGAAACCGCGTTTGCAGATTGACGCGCAGTTTGACGTTGAGGCCGCGCTGAATCATTCGGGCGATCATGTTGTAGTGCTCCGCGCTGAGCACGACACTCGGCAAAGCGGCTTCGCCGTTGTCGCGTCCCAAAACAAACAGCGTTCCGTGCTCGCCTCGGTTTGGACGCAAAACAACTCCTGCGCCGGTTTCACGCAGCATCCGAGCCATGTTTTGCGGCGTGATGAAAGAACCGGCGGCGCCTGCGGGCGGACGCGGTTGCCCGATGGCGACGGGATGATCGAAGAGTGTGGGTTGCGGACGGTCGGCGCGCTCGAACGAAGTCTGAATCGGCTGGCTCATGACAATCGCGCCTTTCAGCTTGTCGCGCATCTGAGCGATGTCTTCCTGTTTTTTGTCGCCGAGGAAAATCGGTGTTGCCGTAATTTCACCCACCATCGAAGCCGACCACGCTTCGGGATAACCGATCAACGGCATGTAGCGCGGCTCGACCATTTCGATGGAAAACTTGTCCAGCGTCCAGCCTCGCCCGAATTCCCACGCTTCGAGGCGCGGATTTTCCAACCCGAATTCTTTGAGCTTGCTTTGCGCCCATTCGGCGGCAGTTTTGTACGCAGGCGAGCCGGTCAATCGCGGGCCGATGTCTTCGGTGAAGTGCGTGAAGAGTTCGTGGACTTGCGAACGGTTCAACCCTTCATCGCGGATTTTGGCGACGATGTCGCGGTCAATCGGTTCCTGCACGGCGGCGGCAGGCGAAGCAAACAAGCAAAAACAAATGATGGAAACTGTCAGCAAGTAACGTTTCATTCTGGGTGTTCCTTTATTCGTCACGTATTCGTCACGATTATTTCAGGTGTGGAGCAATCGCTTTGCGCCAAATGTCATAACCTTCACGGGTCATGTGCAAGCCGTCTTTGATGAACAACTCCGGTTTAGGCTGGCCTTCGGCGGTCAGCATCGGCGTGAAGACATCAATGAAAATCAGGTTTTTGTGTTTTGCCGCGTGGCCGCGAATCAAATCGTTCGTGGTTCGCATCTGCTCCATCAGTTTGACGCGCGCCAGGCTGGGTTTGATCGAGATATACGCGATCTTGGCTTTTGGCAGTTTTGCCTGCACGCGCGCGACAAAGGCTTTGTAATCGTCAAACACCTGCTGCGGCGTTTTGCCCGCGGCCAGATCGTTGTCGCCCGCGTACAACACAATCATTCGCGGTTGATAGGCAACGATGATCCGGTCGGCAAAGAAGGCG encodes:
- a CDS encoding DUF4365 domain-containing protein, which codes for MQNVETSGKLISSCGAFPKPLRPRFIIRLLSRYAAAVVRRVRKHPQELGCIREDELLGGELDYQDFERLPLDDEKVILRALLETFVSRAWCLRQPCDGSALLTFPSYFRRERKEQPGHPNVLVTYRFSGHVEDLYATLVVRLHHTEAFEADALWKDAADFKTQTGQSLGLKLVREAEGAARLEVYFNPDVDESSRLVFLRYVHNHLTEHAQDVMRLRHYCCGNRKCDAHNQPFTDQAKIDRALASGKDKIFCPDCGKAIILRDVMEQKFDSPAVKEQARQMQVESQIVIDNESRELILVGHAFTITAEAGQIFRPTPNSDHGIDGEIEFKDDQGRATGKRLYLQLKSGDSYLTTRKRDGAEVFQIKNERWADYWRQHAYPVLLVIRTSDGEIRWMDVSEYLRKAQQPIKQVVFSGERFDVMSVRRWRDAALRSSLP
- a CDS encoding TIGR04255 family protein is translated as MSEELIPEREDLPNKPLVEAIFEVQWAFSLAEEQSEIDPGFRILLGRLYDRVRGEYPFLENLPQAQFPEEMTGRLVRHRFRTAKDGWPLVQIGPGVLSVNETQGYTWDGFRPRLTRAINALFESYPTDIHQLKVTQVLLRYLDAIPLAEGIPLLQFLKESLHTTVEVDARLFQDSHAASSPDGLLLNLVFRLPELPGAIALSFGIGKRENQPSIIWDTKVLAQAEDVPKTIEEYEAWLIAAHDLAGRWFRTLSSGKLYESFRRKES
- a CDS encoding toll/interleukin-1 receptor domain-containing protein, encoding MAEDFKYDVFLSHSVKDKPIVRELAERLQKDGLRVWLDEWVLKPGDHVQAKIEEGWEQSRVLVLCMSANAFGSDWAQLEAGTFRFRDPMNRERRFIPLRLDAAPIKGSLAQFL
- a CDS encoding M20/M25/M40 family metallo-hydrolase, with the translated sequence MKRYLLTVSIICFCLFASPAAAVQEPIDRDIVAKIRDEGLNRSQVHELFTHFTEDIGPRLTGSPAYKTAAEWAQSKLKEFGLENPRLEAWEFGRGWTLDKFSIEMVEPRYMPLIGYPEAWSASMVGEITATPIFLGDKKQEDIAQMRDKLKGAIVMSQPIQTSFERADRPQPTLFDHPVAIGQPRPPAGAAGSFITPQNMARMLRETGAGVVLRPNRGEHGTLFVLGRDNGEAALPSVVLSAEHYNMIARMIQRGLNVKLRVNLQTRFLTEDKNSYNVLAELPGTDPALREEVVMIGGHLDSWHSSTGATDNADGAAVVMEAMRILKAIGARPKRTIRMALWGGEEEGLLGSAKYVQQHLAGDANKAAREKFNVYFNLDPGTGPIYGWYLENNSAVKPIFDAWLEPFKDLGTRKNILQGIGNTDHLSYTRAGMAGFNPVQDYVDYDVRTHHTNMDSYERVKADDLKQCAMVLASFAYHAAIRAEKIPLQPKPNER